A genomic stretch from Erigeron canadensis isolate Cc75 chromosome 9, C_canadensis_v1, whole genome shotgun sequence includes:
- the LOC122582507 gene encoding uncharacterized protein LOC122582507: protein MAGNNEFVYRISTADEWSELQKNGSTFGQQLDKDSQYIHLSNLDQVKSTLERFYSNTTMDLFLLQIDCQKLGDGLIYEDVDGSNIFPHFYGPSRSFVPLTLDMVVKAERIVLSNGQFTCSMLN, encoded by the exons ATGGCCGGAAACAATGAATTCGTATACAGAATAAGTACCGCAGACGAGTGGTCAGAACTGCAAAAGAATGGATCTACATTCGGTCAACAACTCGACAAGGATTCTCAGTATATCCATCTCAGCAACCTTGATCAG GTAAAGTCAACCTTAGAACGGTTTTACTCGAATACTACAATGGATCTTTTCCTGCTGCAGATTGATTGTCAGAAG CTTGGAGATGGATTGATTTATGAAGATGTGGATGGTTCAAATATCTTTCCCCATTTCTATGGCCCATCTCGAAGTTTCGTTCCTCTCACCCTTGACATGGTTGTCAAAGCAGAGAGAATAGTTTTATCGAATGGCCAATTTACTTGTAGCATGTTGAATTAG